The Metallibacterium scheffleri region TTGGGGTGAGGCAGCAAAAGGGGTCAAAGCCCGGTACTTGCACAGACGACGTGGCGTATATCCGACAGGCATAAGCGGGAAGGCAGGTGCGTCATACCCGGGGAGATCTCGCCTCATGCCTGAAAGGGCGACGCTGGAAGGCGGAGCGAGAAGTCAGCAGAGGCCATCCCCCAAGGGGACTTCCTGCGGGGCGTAGTAGGTGCGTTACGACCGAAGGGCCGAACATGAGAGACCGCGATTAGGACGACTGAACCTCGATGATCGACGACGAAGCAGAAGCCCGGGAAGCCGGGGCCAAGGGCCAAGAGGCGGGACAGTATCCCGTGGGTAGGCCGTGTGGTGCCGAGTCGATCACGGCGGCAGCCGGGCAAACGAAAGCGGAGGTGTCACGGCTGATGGAGGCCGTGATCGAACGCAGCAACGTGTGGTCGGCGTATCAGAAGGTGGTTCGTAACGGTGGCGCACCGGGGGTCGATGGCCTGACGGTGGGATCGTTCAAGGACTGGCTGAAGAGACACTGGCCCTGCGTGAGAGCAGCCTTGCTGGACGGCAGTTACCTGCCGTCGGAGGTGCGCGCGGTGGACATTCCCAAGCCCTCGGGCGGGGTGCGGACACTGGGCATCCCGACGGTGCTGGATCGGCTGATCCAGCAGGCGCTGCTGCAAGTCCTTCAACCGATCGTCGAGCCGACGTTCTCCGCATCGAGCTACGGTTTCAGGCCGGGGCGCAGTGCCCATCAAGCTCTGCGTGCGGCCAAGCACTATGTGCAGGAGGGCCGTGCGTGGGTGGTGGATATGGACTTGGAGAAGTTCTTCGACCGGGTGAACCACGACATCCTGATGTCGCGGGTCGCCCGGCACGTCGACGACGAGCGGGTGCTCAAGCTGATCCGCCGTTATCTGGAAGCGGGCTTGATGCGTGACGGGGTGGAAACAGCACGTGACCAAGGCACGCCGCAAGGCGGGCCGTTGTCGCCGTTGCTGTCCAACATCCTGCTCACGGATTGGGATTGCGAACTGGGAAAGCGCGGACACGCGTTCTGTCGTTATGCGGATGATTGCAACATCTATGTCCGAAGCGAAGCGGCAGGGCAGCGCGTGATGGCCGCCATGAAGGTGTTCCTGGACGAACGCCTGAAGTTGCAGGTCAATGAAGCCAAGAGCGCATGCGCCACGCCATGGAAACGCAAGTTTCTGGGCTACACCCTGACGAACGCCGGTGGTCATATCAGGCTCAAGGTCGCGCCGCACAGCGTGGCCCGCCTGACCGACCGCGTGCGTGAACTGCTGCGTCAGGGGCGCGGACGTAGCCTGACCCACACCATCGAGACACTGAACCCGGTGCTTCGTGGATGGATCGGCTATTTCCAGCTCAGCGAGAGCAAGACGGTGTGGAAGGACCTCGACGGATGGCTGCGGCGTCGGCTGCGCTGCCTGCTATGGCGGCAAGCCAAGACGCGTCCGCGGCGTACCGCGCTGCTGCGCAAACGAGGGCTGCCGGAGGCGCGGCTTGGCACTCGGGACACAACGGGCACGGCCCATGGTGGAACAGTGGTGCCAGTCACATGAATCAGGCGTTTCCGAAAGCCTTCTTCGACCGGCTGAAGTTGGTCTCAATGATCGAAAACCAGCCGGTATCTTCAGCGTCAGCTCGATGAACGCCGTATGCGGAACCGCACGTACGGTGGTGTGGGAGGGGACCGGAGGATTCCGGCTCCCTACCCGATGCGAGTGGAGCGCGGCCGGGCCGCCCGTTTCCTTTATGGGTATCCGGATGTCAGTGCGGGTTGGCCTTGCGTTGACCCGCCCGCTGTTGATCGTCGTCGCCAGCGCTGCTCAGGATCGCGGCTCCCGCGTCTGCTGCGCTGCGTGTGTAACGGTGTGTATCATGGCCCATGGACAGTCAGACCATCATCCGCAGACTGAAACAGGAAGGCTGGCTGGAAGTCCTCGTGGCCGGCTCGCATCACAAGTTCAAGCAACCCGGACAAGCCGGGGTACGTGGTCGTACCCCATCCGCAACGCGATCTGCCGCAAGGTACCGCGCGCAATATTTTTCGACAGGCCGGCTGGCAGTGGAGGAAACGATGATCTACCCCGCCTACATTCACAAGGACAAGCGCAGCGCCTGGGGCGCGACCCTGCCGGATTTCCCTGGCTGCTTCGCAGCCGCCGATGCGTTGGACGACTTGCCGGCCGCGGTGCAGGAAGCTGTGGAAGTGTATTTCGAGGGTGAGGCGATGGACGTGCCGGCGCCGACCGCGCCCGATGCGCTGCCGCGCGGCAAGGCGTACACCGGCGGTCAATGGTTGCTGGTTGACATCGACGTGGCTCGGGTGAATCCGCGCGCGGTGCGCCTGAACGTGTCGCTGCCGGAAAATCTGGTGCAGCGCATCGACGCTTACGCACGCACGCATGGCCCACGCGCAGCGGGTTCCTGGCCGAAGCCGCGCGGCGCGCGATGGCAGACAACGAACGTGCGGCTTGACCGTTTGGCAGACCGGAACCTACGCTGAAATCCGGTTGCCCTCTTTTATGAGCGGAGCGTGGCCGGGCCGCCCGTTTCTTTTGCGAGTGGGGCGGCGGCCCCCGGCCACCGGTGAGGCGTGCAATGCCAGTCAGTGCAGTGGCGATGGCAGGTGAAGTCGTTGCCATCAACCGTGCACATCCTGCTCGGTGGATGCGTGGCGTCCGGCTATGCAGGCGCATGCCATCCCGCGAGGCCATCGTGCAAAACGTCCAGGTGCTCGCGGTAGGCTTGCCATGCACCCACGCGCGGACGTATCGCATCGCGCACTTGCAGACTGCTGGGTGTGGCAACCACCCCGATGTCGAGGCGCGCATCCAGACACTGCGCCTCGAAGGGCAACGCGCAAAACGCGCACACGCGGCGCAACAGGCGCTCGGCATCGGCGAATTCGGCGTAATCAACCTGCAGCAACCGCCCCGGCAACACGCGTTGCCAGTGGGACATCAGCGCGCGGTAGTGGCCGTAGTGCGCAACGATGTCCTGTTGCGCGAAACTCCACGGATAGGCTGCGCCCAGCAACTGGCGCAACACGGCGAAAGCGGCATCCATGGGCGCGCGCGCCACGTGCACGATGCGTGCCTGTGGCAGGGCGCGTGCGATGTGAGCGATGAGCATCCAGTTTGATGGCAATTTGTCGGTGTAGTGGCTGCGCCCGCGCGCGCGCCAGCGCGTGTGCTCAAGGTAAGCCTGGCCCAGCGCGTGGTAATCGATGTCCGCGCTGCGCTCGATGGCGGTCATCGGCAGCAGCTCGACGCTGTCGCAGTCGGTGGCCAGGCCCAACTGGTAGGCGAAATCCGCGTGCTCGCCCGCGGCGCTCACCTGCGTATGCCGTCCCAGCAGCGTTTCCAGCAAGCTGGTACCACTGCGCGGCAGACCGACGATGAAGATGGGCGTGGCCGTGCCCGCGGGCGCGCTCTGTGGCACGGCGGTGGCGGCCGTGCCCGGCTGGGTGCGCAGCAGCGCGTCGATGCGCGTTGCCTCGCGCGCGGCGTCGTACGGCCATTGCCGGTGCGCCGCGGCCGCGCCGCGCTGCAGCGCTGGCCAGGCTTGCTGATATTGCTGCAAGGTGTGCAGTTCCTCGAACAGTGCGTAGGCCAGCGCGGCCTCGGTGTCGGCATCAGTGACACTGGGTAGCACGCTGTGCAGATGCGCGATGTGCGCCGTGGCCGCATCGGCATCACGCTGGCTGGCATGCACACGTGCCAGGCCCTGCGCCGCGCTGCCCGAATCGGGCCGCTGGTGTTGCGCGGCGGAGTAATCGGCGCCGGCGCCATCGGCGTCACCGCAGTAATCGCGCGCGCGCGCGCGCAGCAGCAATAGGTTGGTGTCGGGGGTGGCGCTCAGTTGCGCGGCAAGCTCGGTCAGTGCCAGCACCTGTTGGTATTCGCCTGCGCGCGCGCGCAGTTGCGCGTGGCGAAACAGCACGGCGCTATCGCGGGAGTCTTGCACGAGCGGGGTATCCAGCAGCGCGCGCGCGCGCGAGAAATCGCCGACGCGCATCAGATCGGTCGCGGTGCGCAAGGCAGCTTGCGCGTCGCGTGCTGGCAGTGCAGCAAGTCGTTGCGCCAGTTCCACGGCGGGTCGCATGCGCCCGCGTTTCAGCCACGCATGCAGCAGCAGGGACAGGCTGTCCGCGTCATCGGGCGTGCGCCGCAGATGCGCCTCGAGCGTGGCGCAGGCGGCCACGAGCTGGCCGTCATCGAAATAACGCTGGGCGCGTTGCAGGTGCCGTGGCAGGTGCTGGTTCATGGAGTGTATTCTGTCGACAGATGGTTGGTGATCAGCGTGCGAAAAGGGGCATCTTGCCGCCTGACACTTAGAGATTCCATGCAAACAAACTGTCGCGGCAAAAATCGCAGCACGTTTGTCGCGACCAGCACTTGAGAGCTCGTCCCATTTCGGGGCGCGCATGTGCTTCGCTTTGTCAGGTTGGACTGCGGCCATTGCTTACAGCCGTGCCTCGTGCAGATTGGGCAATGCACCGTGCGCGTTAGGTCGAGATCCGCTGTTCGAGCGCGCCACGATGCCTACCGCAGCCATGTTTGCACAGCATGAGGTGCAAGATCTGGCCAGGGAGTGCGTCATTGCAAAAGTGCTCGTCCGGACGCACGCAGGTGCCGCGTATATTTGCGCAGATATTACAAATACGTAATGCACCTGCTGCGCACCACCCACGTGAACAACGCGCAGATATAGTGCTTTGCGTCTCATTTTAGAGACCTGTTGCATCCATCTCACTGTTCAGGGGGAGCACACATGGGAATGTACAAACCTGTATGGGCCATGCTGGCAATAGCGTTTGCCGGGATACTGGCCGTGCCGCAAGTTCAAGCCGCGCTGCCGCCCGCAGCCAACCAGCAATTCGGGCACAAGATTTTTTCGCACCCTAACGGCCCAGATGTTCTGGACATCATGCCCAAGGGCTATTCTCTGACCAAGGGCCACACATTCGGGCGTGTCGCCGGCAACAGCCTCATCAACGCGCAAACTTCGCCACTCAACGATCCATATGCACCGATCGTCAATGGCTTAAATGCGTGGGCATCTTCAGCGTGCGGTGGCCTGGGCTCCGACTGCTACACCACGGGCAATTATTTTCCGCTTGGTCCGGTGATGCAGAGCCAACGCCATATCTATCTGATCTGGTATGGCAATTGGCAAGGCAACAGCGCGCTGAGCATCATCCCGCAGTTCGTGCAGTCGTTGAACATGTCGCCCTACGAGCGGATTCTCGGCACCTATAAGGTCAATAACAGAGCGATCATGCCTTCCATCACGCTCGCGGGCCAAACCTTTGATGATTATTCGCTGGGGCAGGACCTCAGTGACGCCAATATCCAGACCATCGTGCAGGATGCGATCACCGAGGGACGACTGCCGCTGGACAACAATGGCATCTACTTCGTGCTGACCTCGTCCGATGTAATGGAATCGAGCAACGGCAATCTCGCGCAGGGCGGTTTTTGCACCAAGTACTGTGGCTGGCATACCGACGGCCTGAACATGCACGGCGTGGACGTGAAGTACGCCTTTGTGGGCGATGGCCAGGCCTGCGCCAGCGCGACCGCGGAAAGTTATGGCTCCTGGCCAGGCTCGTGCATCGCCATGAAGAGCTTCCAGTCGTATAGCAACTACGTGTGGAACAGCCCCAACAACAACCCTGGTGCCGATGGCATGGTCAGCGTGATCGCGCACGAGTCCGAGGAGGCCACCAGCGATCCTGAGGTGGGCACAGGCAACCTTGCCTTCTACGGATACGACTGGTGGGATGGCAATGGCTACGAGAACGGTGACCAGTGCGCCTGGCGCTTCGGCGCTGCGAGCGGAAACATGTTCGCCACGCCCAACGGCAGTCTGGCCAACATGAGTTTGCAGGGCTACAGATATTTGATCCAGAAAAACGTGGTGATCGTTGATCCGCAGGGCAATGCCGATTACGGCATGCTCGAAACTACCGCTTATGGTACTAATCCAACCAATTGGTATAACTGGTACTACTTTGGTATGCCGGCGGTTGGCGGTACGGCGGATTATTGCGGGCTGTCTCCACCCACTTACCTCTGAGTAGCGGTTTGCAAAACATCTCCGGCGCAATGGGCTATTGCCAGCTGCGCGCTGGAATCATGAGGGTGCGGTCTGGACTTTGGCAGTGATGCAGGACGCGTCGATGCCAAGGTGCTGACATGAACAGCGCGCAATTGCTTGTCGCGACAAGGGTGTCAGCGCTGTGCCGCGACGGTATGCTTGCAAACTGATCTGAGTAGCCTCAGGCAAGTTGCTGGATTGCGTAAACATGGCGTCGAGTCTGGCCAAGGCCCGGCTCGACGCCTTCACGGCGATACGGGCGCAATCGGCCTGTGGGGTCCACTCGGGCGCCAGCGCGCATGCGCTGCCTCGCCTACAATCGCGCGTCCCATTTGCTGCGTTCGCCATGAGCCTATCAGCGACGCCATGCGTAGGCATGGCATTGGCAAAGCCCGACGCGTGCGCGCGGCACTGTCAGTCGTCTGCGCGCGCCGATTCTGCCGTGTGGCGCGATTGCGCTATGACGTGCATCAACACGACGGCCATGCATCAACTGGAATACACGCGCATTGCCACACTCTGCGCGGGTGTCCGTGACGGTCCGCATGCGGTCGCGATCACATGAGCCCGCACGCGCCACGCATCAGCTTCATGATTGGTGGTGCGCAGAAATGCGGCACCACGGCGCTTGCCGAATTTCTGCGCGCGCATCCGCGGGTGCGCCTGCCACTGGGCAAGGAGGCACATGTCTTCGATGCGCCGGATTACGACGACGCAGCGCTGCCAGAGGCCATCGATACGCGCTTTGCCGCACATTTTGCCGAGCCGTGGCAGGACTCGCTGGTGTACGGCGATGCCACGCCGATCAGCCTGTTTCTGGAGACGGCCATCCGCCGCGCCGCGCGCTACAACCCGGCCCTGCGCTGGATCATCCTGCTGCGCGATCCGGCCGCGCGCGCGATCTCGCAGCACGCCATGGAGCGTGCGCGCGGCACGGAATCATTGCCCTTGCTGCGCGCATTGCTGGCCGAGCGCGGGCGGTTGCACCGCGCGCGCGGGGACTTGGGATGGAACTCGTCACTGCGCAATCACAGTTATCGCGCGCGCGGTGAATACGCGGCGCAATTGCAGCGGTTATTGCATCACTTTCCGCGCGAGCAGGTGCTGCTGTTGCGCAGTGTCGATCTGGCACGGGATGCCGCGGCGACGCTGCGCGAGGTCTATGCACACCTGGGTCTTGCAGAGCCGCTACGCATGCCGGAAACACTGCGCCACTTCGAGGGCAGCTACGGCCATCATGCACTCGGCCACGCCATGCTGCGCTGGTGGTCGTGGCAGCAGCGGCGCAAGCTGCGGCGTGCGCTGGATGTTGACCTACAGTCTTGATCCAATCCCAGCGTTGCCACGCTCCTACAATGCGTCGATCAATACCTTCGGGATTCCGGTGTATGACCATTGCCGTGAAACTGGACCTTGCCATTCACGCCATGGATGCGGGATCCGCGGTACTGATACCGGCCCATGACCTGGACTGACGCGCTGAGCTGGCGCGTGCGTCGTCTGCGCGCGCTGTTGCAACGGACGCGCGGCAGCGTGCTCAGTCGTGGCTGGCGCGGCACCTGGCGGCGCATCCTGATGGAATTGAAAGGCAGCGCGCCCGCTGCGTCGCAACCGCATCTGCTGGCGCTGGACTGGACATTCGCGCCGTTCGCGGTGCCCGAGGCCGGCAATCCGGACGTTTCGGTAATCATCCCGGTGCACGGGCATCTGGCCCACACGCTGGCGTGTCTGCGCTCCATCGCGGCCTGTGGCGACACGACCGCGTTCGAGGTCATCGTGGTGGACGACGCCTCGCCCGACGCGAGCGCGGCGACGCTCGCGCAAATCCGTGGCCTGCGCCTGCTCGGCTTGCCGCGCAATCTCGGCTTTGTCGGTGCGTGCAATGCCGGCGCCGCAGCCGCGCGCGGACCGTTCCTGTGCTTCCTCAATAACGACACGCAGGTCACACCCGGCTGGCTGGACGCGCTGCGCGCCTGCTTCGAGGACGTGCCCGATTGCGGCATCGCCGGATCGCGCCTGCTGTATCCAGACGGCCGCCTGCAGGAATGCGGCGCGCTGGTGTTCGCCGATGGCGGCGCGTGGAATTGCGGGCGTTTCGAGCGCCCGGATCAGCCGCGCTATCTCTACCGCCGCGAGTGCGATTACGTGTCCGGCGCGGCGCTGATGATCCCGGCCGCTCTGTTTCGCGAGGTCGGTGGATTCGACACGCGTTATGCGCCGGCCTACTACGAGGACACCGATCTCGCTTTCGCGGTGCATGCCGCACGGCGTCGCGTGCTGGTGCAGCCCGCCAGCACCGTGATCCACTGCGAGGGCGTGACCGCGGGCATCGATCCCGAGCAGGGCGTCAAGCGCCATCAGGTGAAGAACAAGGCGCAATTCGCCGGCAAGTGGGCAGCCGCATTGCTCAAGCAAGCCCAGCCGGGAACGCGTGAAGCCGAGGCCAGCGCGCGCGCCGCAACGGACAGGCCGTACCTGCTGGTGATCGAAAGCACGCTGCCGGATGCTGCCCGCGATTCCGGGTCGCTGCGCCTGGTCGAGCTGCTGCGCAGCGCGGGGCAACTGGGCTGGCGCGTGAGCCTGATGCCGGACGACCGGCGCATGGATCTGGCGCTGGCGGCGCGCCTCGGTGCCGTGGGTGTGCAGGTCGTTGTACCGGGCAACCCGCGATCCTGGCTGGGTGCCCACGGTGACGATTTCGCGGTGGTCATGCTGAGCCGCTATGCGGTCGCGTCGGTCTGGCTGGCGCAGGTGCGCAGACTCGCGCCGCGCGCGCAGGTCATTTTCGATACGGTCGATCTGAACTTCCTGCGCGAGCGGCGCGCGGCGGAACTGGCCCGATCCGATACCCGACGCGCCGACGCACTGCGCGCGCACGAGCTGGCCTTGATCGCCGCCAGCGACTGCACCCTGCTGGTCAGCGAGGTCGAACTCGCGCTGGTGCAGGCTGAGCTGCCGCAGGCGCGGTTGCGCCTGCTGGGCAATATTCATCAGGTGCACGAGCCGATCACGCCGTTTTCCGACCGCGCCGATCTGCTGTTCATCGGCGGCTTCCAGCATCCACCCAACCGCGACGCCGTGCAGTGGTTCGCGCGCGAAGTGTTGCCGCTGCTGCGCCCGTGCCTGCCAAGGCTCTGCCTGCACGTCATCGGCAACGTCGATGCGCAGGCACGCGATGTGTTGCGCGACGTGCAGGTCGTCTTCCATGGCCGCGTCGATGATCTGCGGCCGTGGCTGGAGCGCTGTCGCGTGTCCGTCGCGCCGCTACGTTATGGCGCCGGCGTGAAAGGCAAGATCAACACCGCCATGGCCGCGGGGCTGCCGGTGGTCGCCACCCGCATCGCGGCCGAGGCCATGGCGTTGACGGACGGCGTGGACGTACTGCTGGCCGACACGCCCGCAGCCATGGCCGCGGCCATCGAACGTGCGTACACCGATCAAGCCTTGTGGCAACGCTTGTCGCGCGGTGGCATGGACAATGTGCGCCAGCACTTTTCCAGGGCGCGCGCACGTGATGTCCTGCGCGAAGTCCTGGACGACGCGCTGCGCGAATCCGCGAGTCCGTCCCGGTGAATCGGATGCGCCATTCACGCTGCAATGGCGATTCGCGATCGAGTTCAGGCGCCCGCATCGAGCGCATCGAACAACGTCCCGTGATCCTGCCGGCCCGATCGCTTGGCCGTTCCCATCTCGGTTTCGTCGTTCCCGCGTAGGCGGGAACCCATTTCCCCCTATGGATCCCCGTTCCCGAGTGGTTGTGTCGGGGATGGGAACCCGGTAACACGGCACAATGGGCCATCGGACACGGCATCGCCTCAGCCTTGACGATCCGGCCAGACCCATCCCTCATTCCCCTGATCGCATTGACCCATGAACAAACCCCGGCAAGCCCTCGCCCTCGGCATCCGCGCCATCCACGCGGGGCAGGCGCCCGGTTTCGAATCGACGGGTGAACGCTGCCTGGATCGTAAGGTGCTGCCTGTTCGGCGGTAGAATTCAGGAGCTTCGACATGGCCGGAGGAAGGGCGATGAACGCTCAGCTCAAGATGGTGTTCTGGCAAGGCGATCGCTACTGGCTGGGCAAGCTGGTCGACCACCCTGAAATCATGTGTCAGGGCGAAAACATCGAGGAGCTCGAAGCCAATCTGCGCGACGCCTATCGCGAACTCTTATTGGAGGATGTGCCGCCTGGTTATCAGGTGCGAGACATCGCCCTTTGAAGCGAGAGGAGCTGCTGCGTCAACTTGCAGTGGCAGGCTGCGTTCTGGTGCGTCACGGTGGGCGTCATGACATCTGGCTGAATCCGCGCACAGGACAAAAGCAACCCATTCCGAGGCATCGCGACGTTGAAGATGCCTTGGCCAAGCACATCTTCAAATACCTCGGATTGCGCTGACACCCATGAACAAACCCCAGCAACCCCTCGGCCTCGGCACCCGCGCCATCCACGCGGGGCAGGCGCCCGATCCATCGACCGGCGCGATCATGACGCCGATCTACGCCACCTCCACGTACGTGCAGCGCAGCCCCGGCAAGCACCAGGGCTACGAGTATTCGCGCACGCACAACCCCACGCGTTTCGCCTATGAACGCTGCGTGGCCGATCTGGAAGGCGGTGTCGCCGGCTTCGCCTTTGCCTCGGGTCTGGCCGCGGCCAGCACCGTGCTCGAGCTGCTGGATTCCGGCAGCCACGTCATCGCCATGGACGATTTGTACGGCGGCACTTATCGTTTGTTCGAGCGCGTGCGGCGGCGCTCGGCGGGGCTGGATTTCAGCTTCATCGACTTGAACGACGGCGCCGCGCTGAAGGCGGCGCTCAAGCCCAACACACGCATGATCTGGGCGGAGACGCCCACCAACCCCATGCTCAAGCTGG contains the following coding sequences:
- the ltrA gene encoding group II intron reverse transcriptase/maturase, whose translation is MIDDEAEAREAGAKGQEAGQYPVGRPCGAESITAAAGQTKAEVSRLMEAVIERSNVWSAYQKVVRNGGAPGVDGLTVGSFKDWLKRHWPCVRAALLDGSYLPSEVRAVDIPKPSGGVRTLGIPTVLDRLIQQALLQVLQPIVEPTFSASSYGFRPGRSAHQALRAAKHYVQEGRAWVVDMDLEKFFDRVNHDILMSRVARHVDDERVLKLIRRYLEAGLMRDGVETARDQGTPQGGPLSPLLSNILLTDWDCELGKRGHAFCRYADDCNIYVRSEAAGQRVMAAMKVFLDERLKLQVNEAKSACATPWKRKFLGYTLTNAGGHIRLKVAPHSVARLTDRVRELLRQGRGRSLTHTIETLNPVLRGWIGYFQLSESKTVWKDLDGWLRRRLRCLLWRQAKTRPRRTALLRKRGLPEARLGTRDTTGTAHGGTVVPVT
- a CDS encoding type II toxin-antitoxin system HicA family toxin; amino-acid sequence: MTSSSNPDKPGYVVVPHPQRDLPQGTARNIFRQAGWQWRKR
- a CDS encoding type II toxin-antitoxin system HicB family antitoxin — encoded protein: MIYPAYIHKDKRSAWGATLPDFPGCFAAADALDDLPAAVQEAVEVYFEGEAMDVPAPTAPDALPRGKAYTGGQWLLVDIDVARVNPRAVRLNVSLPENLVQRIDAYARTHGPRAAGSWPKPRGARWQTTNVRLDRLADRNLR
- a CDS encoding tetratricopeptide repeat-containing sulfotransferase family protein encodes the protein MNQHLPRHLQRAQRYFDDGQLVAACATLEAHLRRTPDDADSLSLLLHAWLKRGRMRPAVELAQRLAALPARDAQAALRTATDLMRVGDFSRARALLDTPLVQDSRDSAVLFRHAQLRARAGEYQQVLALTELAAQLSATPDTNLLLLRARARDYCGDADGAGADYSAAQHQRPDSGSAAQGLARVHASQRDADAATAHIAHLHSVLPSVTDADTEAALAYALFEELHTLQQYQQAWPALQRGAAAAHRQWPYDAAREATRIDALLRTQPGTAATAVPQSAPAGTATPIFIVGLPRSGTSLLETLLGRHTQVSAAGEHADFAYQLGLATDCDSVELLPMTAIERSADIDYHALGQAYLEHTRWRARGRSHYTDKLPSNWMLIAHIARALPQARIVHVARAPMDAAFAVLRQLLGAAYPWSFAQQDIVAHYGHYRALMSHWQRVLPGRLLQVDYAEFADAERLLRRVCAFCALPFEAQCLDARLDIGVVATPSSLQVRDAIRPRVGAWQAYREHLDVLHDGLAGWHAPA
- a CDS encoding sulfotransferase domain-containing protein; translated protein: MSPHAPRISFMIGGAQKCGTTALAEFLRAHPRVRLPLGKEAHVFDAPDYDDAALPEAIDTRFAAHFAEPWQDSLVYGDATPISLFLETAIRRAARYNPALRWIILLRDPAARAISQHAMERARGTESLPLLRALLAERGRLHRARGDLGWNSSLRNHSYRARGEYAAQLQRLLHHFPREQVLLLRSVDLARDAAATLREVYAHLGLAEPLRMPETLRHFEGSYGHHALGHAMLRWWSWQQRRKLRRALDVDLQS
- a CDS encoding glycosyltransferase, with translation MTWTDALSWRVRRLRALLQRTRGSVLSRGWRGTWRRILMELKGSAPAASQPHLLALDWTFAPFAVPEAGNPDVSVIIPVHGHLAHTLACLRSIAACGDTTAFEVIVVDDASPDASAATLAQIRGLRLLGLPRNLGFVGACNAGAAAARGPFLCFLNNDTQVTPGWLDALRACFEDVPDCGIAGSRLLYPDGRLQECGALVFADGGAWNCGRFERPDQPRYLYRRECDYVSGAALMIPAALFREVGGFDTRYAPAYYEDTDLAFAVHAARRRVLVQPASTVIHCEGVTAGIDPEQGVKRHQVKNKAQFAGKWAAALLKQAQPGTREAEASARAATDRPYLLVIESTLPDAARDSGSLRLVELLRSAGQLGWRVSLMPDDRRMDLALAARLGAVGVQVVVPGNPRSWLGAHGDDFAVVMLSRYAVASVWLAQVRRLAPRAQVIFDTVDLNFLRERRAAELARSDTRRADALRAHELALIAASDCTLLVSEVELALVQAELPQARLRLLGNIHQVHEPITPFSDRADLLFIGGFQHPPNRDAVQWFAREVLPLLRPCLPRLCLHVIGNVDAQARDVLRDVQVVFHGRVDDLRPWLERCRVSVAPLRYGAGVKGKINTAMAAGLPVVATRIAAEAMALTDGVDVLLADTPAAMAAAIERAYTDQALWQRLSRGGMDNVRQHFSRARARDVLREVLDDALRESASPSR
- a CDS encoding type II toxin-antitoxin system HicB family antitoxin — protein: MNAQLKMVFWQGDRYWLGKLVDHPEIMCQGENIEELEANLRDAYRELLLEDVPPGYQVRDIAL
- a CDS encoding type II toxin-antitoxin system HicA family toxin, whose protein sequence is MKREELLRQLAVAGCVLVRHGGRHDIWLNPRTGQKQPIPRHRDVEDALAKHIFKYLGLR